In one Streptomyces sp. NBC_01288 genomic region, the following are encoded:
- a CDS encoding DUF6221 family protein — MTNDLVEFLKARLDEEGDVARRCDGAGFSTEWIAHGAAVDFGQGDPTGFHTAVARHVALYDPARVLREVEAKRHVLDRHALSPAEGDPERPWDDREDCRFDGELWPCDDLLDLAFPYQEHPDFPERYKPRVQPPIRPPNAARTPPTAMPHKPRHASGNTPR; from the coding sequence ATGACCAACGACCTGGTGGAGTTCCTCAAGGCGCGCCTGGACGAGGAGGGCGACGTCGCCCGGCGCTGTGACGGGGCCGGATTCTCTACGGAGTGGATCGCGCACGGGGCCGCAGTCGACTTCGGCCAAGGGGATCCCACCGGCTTCCACACCGCGGTCGCGCGGCACGTGGCCCTGTACGACCCTGCCCGCGTGCTGCGCGAAGTCGAGGCCAAGCGGCACGTGCTGGACCGGCACGCGCTCAGCCCGGCCGAAGGTGATCCCGAGCGACCCTGGGACGACCGTGAGGACTGCCGGTTCGACGGCGAGCTGTGGCCGTGCGACGACCTGCTCGATCTCGCCTTCCCGTACCAGGAGCACCCCGACTTTCCCGAGCGCTACAAGCCGAGAGTCCAACCGCCCATCCGGCCGCCGAACGCGGCGCGAACACCCCCGACGGCCATGCCTCACAAGCCCCGGCACGCCTCGGGAAACACCCCGCGTTAG
- a CDS encoding LppX_LprAFG lipoprotein: MSVLVSVPRRVTSAAFVAVLLAGGSVACGGGAKSNSAAADPPAVTPAAAVAKAGKNARGITSLHYRISGTVPGKDHLEAEASMSTQPLAMSMKMTATAAQGGNGRLEIRFVDKVMYLGGSAVRPEKLKGKSWLWAAPAVWGRGGVDNQSYGILPSQLQASPVAQSTLLTGSKDLRLIGTETVDGAKTTHYKGTVNSKDLTEGSLDQFIQLEVSDPLTMDLWTDGDGRTKQFRMRAQHNDDMVGTGDGPLDLTVTFLDINQPVTIKAPPAKDTTPLSAEAPKA; this comes from the coding sequence ATGTCCGTCCTTGTCTCCGTACCGCGCAGAGTGACGAGCGCGGCCTTCGTGGCCGTACTGCTCGCGGGGGGATCGGTTGCTTGCGGTGGAGGTGCCAAGAGCAACTCCGCCGCCGCCGATCCACCCGCGGTGACTCCTGCGGCGGCCGTGGCGAAGGCAGGGAAGAACGCCAGGGGCATCACGTCGCTCCACTATCGGATCAGCGGGACCGTGCCGGGGAAGGACCATCTGGAGGCCGAGGCCTCCATGAGCACTCAACCGCTGGCCATGAGCATGAAGATGACCGCTACGGCCGCCCAGGGTGGGAACGGCCGGCTGGAGATCCGGTTCGTCGACAAGGTGATGTACCTCGGCGGGAGTGCGGTGCGTCCCGAGAAGCTGAAGGGCAAGAGCTGGCTCTGGGCAGCGCCGGCCGTATGGGGACGCGGCGGAGTGGACAACCAGTCCTACGGCATACTGCCAAGTCAGCTTCAGGCAAGCCCAGTTGCGCAGTCCACGCTGCTGACCGGGTCCAAGGACCTGCGGCTGATCGGGACCGAGACGGTCGACGGCGCCAAGACCACGCACTACAAGGGGACGGTCAACAGCAAGGACCTGACCGAAGGGAGCCTCGATCAGTTCATACAACTGGAGGTCTCCGACCCGCTGACCATGGATCTGTGGACAGACGGCGACGGCCGCACCAAACAGTTCCGTATGCGGGCCCAGCACAATGACGACATGGTCGGCACCGGAGACGGGCCACTCGACCTGACCGTCACCTTCCTCGACATCAACCAGCCCGTGACCATCAAAGCGCCACCGGCCAAGGACACCACCCCGCTCTCGGCCGAGGCACCCAAAGCCTGA
- a CDS encoding Imm32 family immunity protein — MAIDPSATPPTSTHVTAVTDGVTEVFTWEESARIEVRDLGREIVIEANSAGLKTLAGHLLTLAQDGTPDGAHLHLEENDGLEEGSASLVLERCDAE; from the coding sequence ATGGCCATTGATCCCAGCGCTACTCCACCCACAAGCACTCACGTCACCGCGGTCACCGATGGAGTCACCGAAGTCTTCACGTGGGAGGAAAGCGCACGCATCGAGGTCCGCGACCTCGGCCGAGAGATCGTCATCGAGGCCAACTCCGCGGGGCTGAAGACCCTGGCCGGCCATCTCCTCACCCTCGCCCAGGACGGCACCCCGGACGGCGCCCATCTCCACCTGGAGGAGAACGACGGACTCGAAGAGGGGTCCGCGAGCCTCGTTCTGGAAAGGTGCGACGCCGAATGA
- a CDS encoding carbohydrate binding domain-containing protein, with protein MKRRRFGSPGRAVPANPRTRPRTSKVLALLAAVTGALLVPVTATNAAAAGTSYYVDCSASSNGTGTSASPWNSVSSVNSTTFTAGDSILFKAGTTCTGQLAPGGSGASGSNISMASYGSGAKPIIDAAGATGAVIHLLNQQYWDIGGLELIDNSSSPAYRSGVLAENSSGGVLNHIRVHDMYIHNIAGYGGGWYATNAGVGVQTDHTTPVSTWNDVVVENNTFDHVDRIAVAVTPDADGQGTGLTTGTVIRNNTMTYDGADDILVVKNDGALIDGNKAGYGGAKSTCPPSGQYCNGASAGIWMSGSSNTVVQNNEVYCHVNGADGTGFDVDWGNHNTTFQYNYSHQNLGGFLLVMPPFTIANEPTSTVPSDGTVVRYNISENDGSNSGCPTSGTQTHGGGVLHFVGGVPNQSGSSSAIPLFYNNTFSVRDGLSTPILYSRAGTSISGALSFQNNAVFNYGSGNYFTTTGSSTFSNNLFYGNHPSREPADAAKVTSDPEFRNAGNANTSSSYTGKNAYQVHPSSPVIRAGAVIASNGGYDAYGNTVSATAAPNIGAYNGTGGNLLSNAGFETGSLSPWTQASGTASSVTASNSRTGADALTTAASGSGANQSLTGLSPSTTYLLTGWGKVATAGETLAIGVKNFGGTETYTNVASTSYSQAAIVFTTGSSSTTATVYCWKNAGGTGAGYCDDLAVEPLSSSTNAVTNPGFETGALTPWTQSAGTASSVAAANSRTGTYALQTGASASGAIQTVTGLTSGGSYLLAAWAKVGTAGEEVAVGVKSFGGTETYLRGSTTTYTQEPIFFTTGVSNTSASVYCYKNSGSAAGYCDDFTVVKLP; from the coding sequence ATGAAGCGTCGCAGATTCGGTTCTCCCGGCAGAGCAGTTCCGGCCAACCCCCGCACAAGGCCCAGGACTTCAAAGGTCCTGGCCCTGCTGGCAGCGGTGACGGGCGCATTGCTCGTCCCCGTCACGGCTACCAACGCGGCGGCGGCCGGCACGAGTTACTACGTCGACTGCTCGGCCTCCTCCAACGGCACCGGCACCAGCGCCAGCCCCTGGAACTCGGTCAGCAGCGTCAACAGCACCACCTTCACCGCGGGCGACAGCATCCTCTTCAAGGCCGGCACCACCTGCACCGGCCAACTCGCCCCCGGCGGTTCAGGCGCCTCGGGCAGCAACATCTCGATGGCGTCGTACGGTTCGGGCGCGAAGCCGATCATCGACGCGGCGGGTGCGACGGGCGCGGTCATCCACCTCCTCAACCAGCAGTACTGGGACATAGGCGGCCTGGAGCTGATCGACAACTCCTCGTCCCCCGCCTACCGTTCGGGCGTCCTGGCCGAGAACAGCTCCGGCGGCGTCCTCAACCACATTCGCGTCCACGACATGTACATCCACAACATCGCGGGCTACGGCGGCGGTTGGTACGCGACGAACGCGGGCGTCGGCGTCCAGACCGACCACACGACACCCGTCTCCACGTGGAACGACGTGGTGGTCGAGAACAACACGTTCGACCACGTGGACCGCATCGCGGTCGCCGTGACCCCGGACGCGGACGGCCAGGGGACCGGCCTCACCACCGGCACGGTCATCCGCAACAACACGATGACGTACGACGGCGCGGACGACATCCTCGTCGTCAAGAACGACGGCGCCCTGATCGACGGCAACAAGGCGGGCTACGGCGGCGCCAAGTCGACCTGCCCGCCCTCCGGTCAGTACTGCAACGGCGCCTCCGCCGGCATCTGGATGTCCGGCAGCAGCAACACCGTCGTCCAGAACAACGAGGTCTACTGCCACGTCAACGGCGCCGACGGCACCGGCTTCGACGTGGACTGGGGCAACCACAACACCACGTTCCAGTACAACTACAGCCACCAGAACCTCGGCGGCTTCCTCCTGGTGATGCCCCCCTTCACCATCGCCAACGAGCCCACGTCGACGGTCCCCAGCGACGGCACGGTGGTCCGCTACAACATCAGCGAGAACGACGGCAGCAACTCCGGCTGCCCGACGTCAGGCACCCAGACCCACGGCGGCGGAGTCCTCCACTTCGTAGGCGGAGTCCCGAACCAGAGCGGCAGTTCGTCCGCGATCCCGCTCTTCTACAACAACACGTTCTCGGTGAGGGACGGCCTGAGCACCCCGATCCTCTACTCCCGCGCAGGCACATCGATCAGCGGAGCGTTGTCCTTCCAGAACAACGCGGTCTTCAACTACGGCTCCGGCAACTACTTCACCACCACCGGCAGTTCGACGTTCTCCAACAACCTCTTCTACGGCAACCACCCGTCCCGCGAGCCCGCGGACGCGGCCAAGGTGACGTCGGACCCGGAGTTCCGCAACGCGGGTAACGCGAACACGTCCTCGTCGTACACAGGCAAGAACGCCTACCAGGTCCACCCGTCGTCCCCGGTGATCCGAGCGGGCGCGGTCATCGCGTCCAACGGCGGCTACGACGCCTACGGCAACACGGTGTCGGCTACGGCGGCCCCCAACATCGGTGCGTACAACGGCACCGGCGGCAACCTGCTGTCCAACGCGGGCTTCGAGACGGGCAGTTTGTCCCCGTGGACGCAGGCGAGCGGCACGGCGTCCTCGGTGACGGCGTCCAACTCCCGTACGGGAGCTGACGCGTTGACGACAGCGGCGAGCGGCAGCGGCGCGAACCAGTCCCTGACCGGTCTCTCGCCTTCCACCACGTACCTGCTGACGGGCTGGGGCAAGGTGGCGACGGCCGGCGAAACCCTGGCGATCGGAGTGAAGAACTTCGGCGGCACGGAGACGTACACGAACGTGGCCTCGACCTCGTACTCCCAGGCGGCGATCGTCTTCACGACCGGTTCCTCCAGCACGACGGCCACGGTCTACTGCTGGAAGAACGCCGGTGGAACGGGGGCGGGTTACTGCGACGACCTGGCGGTCGAGCCCTTGTCCTCCTCCACGAACGCGGTCACGAACCCGGGCTTCGAGACGGGCGCGCTGACCCCGTGGACCCAGAGCGCGGGCACGGCGTCGAGCGTCGCTGCCGCCAACTCCCGCACCGGCACGTACGCGTTGCAGACGGGGGCGAGCGCGAGCGGCGCCATCCAGACGGTCACCGGCCTTACCTCCGGCGGCAGTTACCTGCTGGCGGCGTGGGCGAAGGTGGGCACCGCCGGTGAGGAGGTGGCCGTAGGCGTGAAGAGCTTCGGCGGTACGGAGACGTACCTGCGGGGCTCGACGACGACGTACACCCAGGAGCCGATCTTCTTCACGACGGGCGTCTCCAACACCTCGGCGTCGGTGTACTGCTACAAGAACTCCGGTTCCGCGGCGGGGTATTGCGACGACTTCACGGTGGTGAAGTTGCCCTGA
- the dgoD gene encoding galactonate dehydratase has translation MKITGYELFLVEPRWLFLRVDTDEGISGWGEPIVEGKAHTTARAVEEMFDYLIGQDPARIEEHWQMLAKGGFYRGGPVLSSALAGIDQALWDIAGKTHGVPVHQLLGGHVRDRVRIYGWLYGESPEELAESAAGQVAKGLTAVKMNPCAQLEPLATPAAIDAIVARVSAVREAIGPDRDVALDFHGRFSGAMSRRVLPYLEPLLPMFVEEPVLPEFTRDLGDVVRATSIPIATGERLFSRWDFREVLGAGIAVAQPDISHAGGISETRRIAAMAEAYDVLVAPHCPLGPIALAASLQLDFAVPNFLIQEQSLGIGYGDSSGLLGYLADASPFEVQDGYIHRLTAPGLGITVDEEKVRAAAERGHRWRNPVWRNADGSLASW, from the coding sequence ATGAAAATCACCGGATACGAGTTGTTCCTCGTCGAACCGCGCTGGCTCTTCCTGCGCGTCGACACCGACGAGGGCATATCCGGCTGGGGCGAGCCCATCGTGGAGGGCAAGGCCCACACCACGGCCCGGGCGGTCGAGGAGATGTTCGACTACCTGATCGGCCAGGACCCCGCCCGCATCGAGGAACACTGGCAGATGCTCGCCAAGGGCGGTTTCTACCGCGGCGGCCCGGTCCTGAGCAGCGCTCTCGCCGGCATCGACCAGGCCCTGTGGGACATCGCCGGCAAGACGCACGGCGTCCCCGTGCACCAACTCCTCGGCGGCCACGTCCGCGACCGCGTCCGCATCTACGGCTGGCTCTACGGCGAGAGTCCCGAGGAACTCGCCGAGTCGGCCGCGGGCCAGGTCGCCAAGGGCCTGACCGCCGTGAAGATGAACCCCTGCGCGCAACTTGAGCCGCTCGCGACCCCCGCGGCGATCGACGCGATCGTGGCCCGGGTGAGCGCCGTACGCGAGGCGATCGGCCCGGACCGGGACGTGGCGCTGGACTTCCACGGCCGTTTCAGCGGAGCGATGTCGCGCCGCGTACTCCCGTACCTGGAACCGCTGTTGCCGATGTTCGTGGAGGAGCCGGTCCTCCCAGAGTTCACCCGCGACCTCGGCGACGTCGTCCGCGCCACCTCCATCCCCATCGCGACCGGCGAACGCCTCTTCTCCCGCTGGGACTTCAGGGAGGTCCTCGGCGCCGGCATCGCGGTGGCGCAGCCCGACATCAGCCACGCGGGCGGCATCTCGGAGACCCGCCGTATCGCCGCGATGGCCGAGGCCTACGACGTGCTCGTAGCCCCGCACTGCCCGCTCGGCCCGATCGCCCTGGCCGCGAGCCTCCAACTCGACTTCGCCGTACCGAACTTCCTCATCCAGGAACAGTCCCTGGGCATCGGCTACGGCGACAGCAGCGGCCTGCTCGGCTACCTCGCGGACGCCTCTCCGTTCGAGGTCCAGGACGGCTACATCCACCGCCTCACCGCTCCCGGCCTCGGCATCACGGTCGACGAGGAGAAGGTCCGCGCCGCCGCCGAACGCGGCCACCGCTGGCGCAATCCGGTGTGGCGCAACGCGGACGGCTCACTGGCGAGTTGGTAG
- a CDS encoding SDR family NAD(P)-dependent oxidoreductase codes for MSRTTPESHPESRRDSHPDHRLARFTGRTALLTAAASGIGAATARRLADEGASVLVTDVDAAGAEKVADEVRAKGGRARHLGLDVTNPEAWPEAVRTVEEWTGRLDLLHLNAGRNLPGAIHELDDTSWHEHLRLALDSVFYGVRAAVPLLTAAGAGAVVVTGSVHAVLGFSGFPAYAAAKGGVSALVRQLAVEYAGRIRFNAVVPGAVETGLWTDAPDEYRVQTAARTPVGRLGEPEDIAAAVAFLGSDDASFITGQNLVVDGGRSISSQE; via the coding sequence ATGAGCCGCACCACCCCCGAGAGTCACCCCGAGAGCCGTCGCGACAGTCACCCCGACCACCGCCTCGCCCGCTTCACCGGCCGTACCGCCCTCCTCACCGCCGCCGCCTCCGGCATCGGTGCCGCCACCGCGCGGCGTCTCGCCGACGAGGGTGCGTCCGTGCTGGTCACGGACGTGGACGCGGCCGGTGCCGAGAAGGTGGCCGACGAGGTCCGCGCCAAGGGCGGCCGAGCGCGTCACCTGGGGCTGGACGTCACGAACCCCGAGGCCTGGCCGGAGGCGGTGCGGACGGTCGAGGAGTGGACCGGCCGCCTCGACCTCCTCCACCTCAACGCCGGCCGCAACCTTCCCGGCGCGATCCACGAACTCGACGACACCTCCTGGCACGAGCACCTCCGCCTCGCCCTCGACTCCGTCTTCTACGGCGTCCGGGCGGCCGTACCACTGCTCACCGCGGCCGGCGCCGGCGCGGTCGTCGTCACCGGCTCCGTGCACGCGGTGCTCGGCTTCAGCGGATTCCCGGCGTACGCGGCGGCGAAGGGTGGAGTCAGCGCGCTGGTACGGCAGTTGGCGGTCGAGTACGCGGGCCGGATCAGGTTCAACGCGGTGGTGCCCGGTGCGGTGGAGACCGGGCTGTGGACCGACGCACCGGACGAGTACCGGGTCCAGACGGCGGCCCGGACCCCGGTCGGGCGGCTCGGCGAACCCGAGGACATCGCCGCCGCCGTCGCCTTCCTCGGCTCGGACGACGCGTCGTTCATCACCGGCCAGAACCTGGTCGTGGACGGCGGTCGCAGCATCAGTTCGCAGGAGTGA
- a CDS encoding LacI family DNA-binding transcriptional regulator, producing the protein MAEQPVRARLVDVAREAGVSKATVSKVLNGRQDLSVRPETRQRVHEVAAALGYRPHSGARALAGASTHALALLVPALNNPTYVTISRGAYQRARELGYLSLLAEDFDGQEADDTFNDLVKEGRVDGLLIASARPNHPLLETLSRNPVPHVFLNRAVKDSGRNVTMDVARSSITALDHLHALGHRVIGHIAGPSGITPSEDRRDAFLRHAAALGLVAAPVASGDFTEEGGACAARELLTPAEDRPQVTALYTSSLAQAIGATRAIHERGLRIPEDISLVGNDDLPVAGYLTPPLTTVAMPLHELGTAAVDALVAEIQGKPPGDVVVPTEPRLVLRGSTARPGARGSGGAVGLGGSGGSGGSA; encoded by the coding sequence GTGGCTGAACAGCCCGTACGGGCACGGCTGGTGGACGTCGCACGGGAGGCGGGAGTCTCCAAGGCGACGGTGTCCAAGGTGCTCAACGGACGGCAGGACCTGTCCGTCCGCCCCGAGACCAGACAACGCGTCCACGAGGTCGCCGCAGCCCTGGGCTACCGCCCGCACTCCGGGGCCCGCGCCCTGGCCGGGGCCAGCACCCACGCCCTGGCCCTGCTGGTGCCGGCCCTCAACAACCCTACGTACGTGACCATTTCGCGCGGCGCCTACCAGCGTGCCCGTGAACTGGGCTATCTCTCCCTGCTCGCCGAGGACTTCGACGGCCAGGAGGCCGACGACACCTTCAACGACCTGGTCAAGGAGGGCCGGGTGGACGGCCTGCTGATCGCGTCCGCCCGCCCGAACCACCCCCTACTGGAGACCCTGAGCCGCAACCCGGTTCCGCACGTCTTCCTCAACCGAGCCGTCAAGGACTCGGGCCGCAACGTCACGATGGACGTGGCGCGTTCGAGCATCACCGCGCTCGACCATCTCCACGCACTCGGTCACCGGGTGATCGGCCACATCGCCGGCCCCTCGGGGATCACCCCCAGCGAGGACCGCCGGGACGCGTTCCTACGGCACGCCGCCGCACTGGGACTCGTCGCGGCACCGGTCGCCTCCGGCGACTTCACCGAGGAGGGCGGCGCCTGCGCCGCCCGCGAACTCCTCACCCCCGCCGAGGACCGGCCGCAGGTCACCGCGCTGTACACCAGCTCGCTGGCCCAGGCCATCGGGGCGACACGGGCCATCCACGAACGCGGCCTGCGCATCCCCGAGGACATCTCCCTGGTCGGCAACGACGACCTCCCGGTCGCCGGTTACCTGACCCCGCCACTGACGACGGTCGCGATGCCGCTGCACGAACTGGGCACGGCGGCGGTCGACGCCCTGGTCGCGGAGATCCAGGGGAAGCCGCCGGGGGATGTGGTGGTGCCGACCGAGCCGCGGTTGGTGTTGCGGGGGTCTACGGCGCGGCCGGGGGCTCGGGGGTCCGGTGGGGCTGTGGGACTTGGCGGATCTGGTGGGTCTGGCGGATCTGCGTGA
- a CDS encoding ABC transporter substrate-binding protein: MKRSGRLLAVATTVAALATSLAACGGGSDSTSADGTVTLHVEAWKGGGAEPANIAEINKAFEKAHPKIKIDFKYTTADPTYTQKLQPELLGGKAGDVIMVDADKMKKWGASGYLADLSNESWTSSISSAAKPFTQSDGKTLAMPMELIGIGLYANMDLLKKAGITEVPADWPTFLADLAKIKKAGITPISLPDKAGWTGSSIFQASGSTTVYQKNKQWDADFLAGKASFGSDWKEPLAQLKSLGDKGYVNWKNELGVDEWSQGPQDFSAGKSAFWYQGAWQVSNIKKAGFPVSFAPWPGGAAGTKPNAMLFSGTAWGVNSQSQHADAAKEYVKFWSQSANLAKYLDAEHAESPFTGGTTPDSTETTIFNTAFNEGRYRVLPSNTWYGTQAETDTGSKIQSFLLGQSDAAKTLKDIQTAASAK, encoded by the coding sequence ATGAAGCGCTCCGGGAGACTGCTCGCGGTCGCCACCACGGTCGCCGCCCTGGCGACGTCGCTCGCCGCCTGTGGCGGCGGGTCCGACTCGACCTCCGCGGACGGGACGGTCACGCTCCACGTGGAGGCGTGGAAGGGCGGCGGCGCGGAGCCGGCGAACATCGCCGAGATCAACAAGGCCTTCGAGAAGGCGCACCCGAAGATCAAGATCGACTTCAAGTACACCACCGCGGACCCGACTTACACCCAGAAGCTCCAGCCCGAGCTGCTCGGCGGCAAGGCCGGCGACGTCATCATGGTCGACGCGGACAAGATGAAGAAGTGGGGCGCCTCCGGCTACCTCGCGGACCTCTCGAACGAGTCGTGGACCAGCTCCATATCCTCGGCGGCGAAGCCGTTCACGCAGAGCGACGGCAAGACGCTGGCCATGCCGATGGAGCTGATCGGCATCGGTCTCTACGCCAACATGGACCTGCTGAAGAAGGCCGGGATCACCGAGGTCCCCGCCGACTGGCCGACGTTCCTCGCCGACCTCGCGAAGATCAAGAAGGCCGGGATCACGCCCATCTCGCTTCCGGACAAGGCGGGTTGGACCGGTAGCTCCATCTTCCAGGCGAGCGGTTCGACGACCGTCTACCAGAAGAACAAGCAGTGGGACGCGGACTTCCTGGCCGGCAAGGCCTCCTTCGGCTCGGACTGGAAGGAGCCGCTCGCCCAGCTCAAGTCCCTTGGCGACAAGGGCTATGTGAACTGGAAGAACGAGCTCGGCGTCGACGAGTGGTCGCAGGGCCCACAGGACTTCAGCGCCGGCAAGAGCGCGTTCTGGTACCAGGGTGCCTGGCAGGTCTCCAACATCAAGAAGGCCGGTTTCCCGGTCTCGTTCGCGCCCTGGCCGGGCGGTGCCGCGGGCACCAAGCCGAACGCGATGCTGTTCTCCGGTACGGCGTGGGGTGTCAACTCCCAGTCGCAGCACGCGGACGCCGCGAAGGAGTACGTCAAGTTCTGGTCGCAGAGCGCGAATCTGGCGAAGTACCTGGACGCCGAGCACGCCGAGTCCCCGTTCACCGGTGGCACCACGCCCGACTCGACGGAGACGACCATCTTCAACACCGCGTTCAACGAGGGCCGTTACCGGGTGCTGCCCTCCAACACCTGGTACGGCACCCAGGCGGAGACGGACACCGGCTCCAAGATCCAGTCGTTCCTGCTGGGCCAGTCCGACGCGGCGAAGACGCTGAAGGACATCCAGACGGCGGCATCCGCCAAGTAG
- a CDS encoding carbohydrate ABC transporter permease, producing MFHRRRATMAAFLLPAIAVYALFILYPLFKGVYLSFTDSVGGPISHFVGTDQYKAMADDPQVSAALWHTVLYAVVVVVVQNGLGLLFASMLFRRPRVRKALNVVLLTPTLISPLMAAFIWSYLFAPNGGLNALLDGVGLGALKHVWLGDPSTALYSVATVNIWMFTGYSCAIFLASYLSMPTELLEAAALDGASGWRRFRSVEWPLLAPALTVNVTLSLIGSLKVFEFPLVLTNGGPAGATDTLTLLVYRNIFGGGKFAYGVALAVLLLVTVVVLSSATNSLLRLRERRV from the coding sequence GTGTTCCACCGACGGCGTGCCACCATGGCCGCCTTCCTGCTCCCCGCGATCGCCGTGTACGCGCTCTTCATCCTGTATCCGCTGTTCAAGGGCGTGTACTTGAGCTTCACCGACAGCGTCGGCGGCCCGATCTCCCACTTCGTCGGCACGGACCAGTACAAGGCGATGGCCGACGACCCGCAGGTCTCCGCGGCCCTGTGGCACACGGTCCTCTACGCCGTCGTGGTCGTCGTCGTACAGAACGGCCTCGGGCTGCTCTTCGCGTCGATGCTGTTCCGCCGCCCGCGAGTCCGAAAGGCCCTGAACGTCGTCCTGTTGACCCCGACGCTGATCTCGCCGCTGATGGCCGCGTTCATCTGGTCGTACCTCTTCGCGCCGAACGGCGGCCTCAACGCGCTGCTCGACGGGGTCGGCCTCGGCGCGCTCAAGCACGTCTGGCTCGGCGACCCGTCCACGGCGCTGTACTCGGTCGCGACCGTCAACATCTGGATGTTCACCGGCTACTCGTGCGCGATCTTCCTCGCCAGCTACCTGAGCATGCCCACCGAACTCCTGGAGGCCGCCGCCCTGGACGGCGCGAGCGGCTGGCGGCGCTTCCGCAGCGTCGAATGGCCGCTGCTGGCACCGGCGTTGACCGTCAACGTGACGCTCAGCCTGATCGGTTCGCTCAAGGTCTTCGAGTTCCCGCTCGTCCTGACCAACGGCGGCCCGGCCGGCGCGACCGACACCCTGACCCTGCTCGTGTACCGGAACATCTTCGGCGGCGGGAAGTTCGCCTACGGCGTCGCCCTCGCGGTGCTGCTCCTCGTGACCGTGGTCGTCCTGTCCAGCGCGACCAACTCCCTGCTCAGGCTGCGCGAACGGCGCGTGTGA
- a CDS encoding carbohydrate ABC transporter permease has product MTSPLSTTVPPTEVGRPAGKRDAPRPRTAEPWTPRRLAAGLGTTVLCLGTVLFVLPFVFTIVTSLRTAADVARSPLGIPHSFTLKNFTQAFSQIHYGTSTLNTLLITGLSCVLITVLGALAGYPLARITAGWSTAVYRLFILGTSIPVFVVVAPLYLLMRDLNLLDTYAGVVFIYTALNLPLAVFFYTSFIRQVPTDLEEAAALDGCGALRTFFVIILPLLRPVTSTLLTFISLQIWNDLLVPLVFLQDPGKRTVMVNAYSFIDPHTVQPTTLFPAALLGVLPLFVIFIFFQRQMVAGMSAGAVK; this is encoded by the coding sequence ATGACCTCACCCCTCTCAACTACGGTCCCCCCGACCGAAGTCGGCCGCCCCGCCGGAAAGCGTGACGCGCCCCGGCCCCGCACCGCCGAACCATGGACCCCGCGCAGGCTCGCCGCCGGCCTCGGCACCACGGTGCTCTGCCTCGGCACGGTCCTCTTCGTGCTGCCGTTCGTCTTCACGATCGTGACCTCGCTGCGGACGGCGGCGGACGTGGCGCGCTCCCCGCTGGGCATCCCGCACTCGTTCACCCTGAAGAACTTCACGCAGGCCTTCAGCCAGATCCACTACGGCACCAGCACCCTCAACACCCTTCTGATCACCGGGCTTTCGTGCGTGCTCATCACCGTGCTCGGCGCGCTCGCGGGCTACCCGCTGGCCCGGATCACCGCGGGCTGGTCGACGGCGGTGTACCGGCTGTTCATCCTCGGCACGTCGATCCCGGTGTTCGTCGTCGTGGCACCCCTGTACCTGCTGATGCGCGACCTGAACCTGCTCGACACATACGCGGGTGTCGTCTTCATCTACACCGCGCTCAACCTGCCGTTGGCCGTGTTCTTCTACACCAGTTTCATCCGCCAGGTCCCGACCGACCTGGAGGAGGCGGCGGCCCTCGACGGCTGCGGCGCGCTGCGCACGTTCTTCGTCATCATCCTGCCGCTGCTACGGCCGGTCACCAGCACCCTGTTGACGTTCATCTCGCTCCAGATCTGGAACGACCTCCTCGTCCCCCTCGTGTTCCTCCAGGACCCGGGCAAGCGCACGGTCATGGTGAACGCGTACTCCTTCATCGACCCGCACACCGTGCAGCCGACGACTCTCTTCCCGGCCGCGCTGCTGGGCGTGCTGCCCCTGTTCGTCATCTTCATCTTCTTCCAGCGCCAGATGGTCGCCGGAATGTCGGCGGGAGCGGTGAAGTGA